The proteins below are encoded in one region of Phaseolus vulgaris cultivar G19833 chromosome 1, P. vulgaris v2.0, whole genome shotgun sequence:
- the LOC137815801 gene encoding BTB/POZ and MATH domain-containing protein 4-like, producing MNNSGSSESVIEMVKGSHEFKVKGYSLVKGIGVGKFIASETFNVGGYEWAIYFYPDGIDTQENAAVYVSVFVVLVSNANDVRAKFELVMHDQSGDDEHFVLGHFNGTLGTDPYTLSTGEMWGIRPFYKSFHLEHSTYLIDDCLQVNCTVGVLPTTLDNSMIIEVPESSIAVHFGMLFEDEQSSDVTFCVGGNKFYAHKIVLAARSSVFKDQFFNETEKVDREILVNDMEPKVLKALLHFIYKDTLIEDEELHFSVPSTMTSLSKLYVTKLLAAAHKYQLPRLKLMCESVLCKHISINSVAQILIISDCYDAIQLKSICLRFSTENLEAVLKSHGFKHLKKKCPLLQYELLKTVAKEIECVKSSHVDSDETHEPNEIEAESTSYNPSSDEENHLGW from the exons ATGAACAACTCAGGGAGTTCAGAATCAGTGATAGAGATGGTAAAGGGTTCACATGAGTTCAAGGTAAAGGGATATTCTCTGGTGAAGGGAATTGGAGTGGGAAAATTTATTGCAAGTGAGACGTTCAATGTTGGAGGGTATGAATGGGCCATATACTTTTACCCAGATGGTATAGACACCCAAGAAAACGCCGCGGTTTATGTCTCGGTTTTCGTTGTGCTTGTTTCCAATGCAAATGATGTTCGTGCTAAGTTTGAATTGGTCATGCATGACCAAAGTGGGGACGATGAACACTTCGTCCTCGGTCACTTTAATGGCACCCTAGGGACTGACCCTTACACTCTATCAACAGGAGAAATGtg GGGGATTAGGCCTTTTTACAAAAGTTTTCACCTTGAACACTCAACGTATCTCATAGATGATTGTCTACAAGTAAATTGCACTGTTGGGGTTTTGCCCACCACCCTAGATAATTCTATGATAATAGAGGTTCCTGAGTCTAGCATTGCAGTACATTTTGGGATGTTGTTTGAAGATGAACAATCATCTGATGTTACTTTTTGTGTTGGAGGAAACAAATTTTATGCACATAAGATTGTATTGGCAGCTAGATCAAGTGTGTTTAAAGATCAGTTTTTCAATGAAACTGAGAAGGTTGATAGAGAGATACTTGTTAATGACATGGAACCTAAGGTTCTCAAG GCATTACTTCACTTTATTTATAAAGACACTCTTATAGAAGATGAAGAACTCCATTTCTCAGTGCCTTCAACCATGACTTCTCTGTCAAAGTTGTATGTGACAAAGTTGCTGGCTGCTGCACACAAGTACCAATTACCAAGGCTAAAGTTGATGTGCGAATCTGTACTTTGCAAACATATATCTATAAATTCTGTTGCTCAAATTCTTATCATTTCTGATTGCTATGATGCCATCCAATTGAAGTCCATATGTCTGCGATTCTCAACAGAAAATCTTGAGG CTGTACTGAAATCTCATGGTTTCAAGCATCTTAAGAAAAAATGTCCACTACTTCAATATGAACTGTTAAAGACTGTGGCAAAAGAAATTGAGTGTGTCAAATCTTCTCATGTTGACAGTGATGAAACACATGAGCCAAATGAAATAGAAGCTGAAAGCACAAGTTATAATCCTTCCAGTGACGAAGAAAACCATCTGGGTTGGTAG